In one Streptomyces sp. T12 genomic region, the following are encoded:
- the mshB gene encoding N-acetyl-1-D-myo-inositol-2-amino-2-deoxy-alpha-D-glucopyranoside deacetylase has product MTELPDRRLLLVHAHPDDESINNGATMAKYAAEGAHVTLVTCTLGEHGEVIPPELQHLTGADLGEHRLGELTAAMRELGVEDFRLLGAKGRYEDSGMMGLADNDDPAGLWQADLDDAARALVEVILEVRPQVLVTYDPDGGYGHPDHIQAHRIAMRAAELAADAGWEISKIYWNRVPRTVAEEAFARLQADLPGLPFSKAATVDDVPGVVDDERITTVIDGTAYAAAKAAAMRAHATQIDVAELYFALSNELAQPLFTTEYYELVRGERAADEESDLFAGVTVGEAS; this is encoded by the coding sequence ATGACGGAACTGCCCGACCGGCGTCTGCTCCTGGTGCACGCGCACCCGGACGACGAGTCGATCAACAACGGCGCGACCATGGCCAAGTACGCGGCCGAGGGTGCGCACGTGACCCTGGTCACCTGCACCCTCGGCGAGCACGGCGAGGTCATTCCCCCCGAGCTTCAGCACCTGACGGGGGCAGACCTCGGCGAACACCGCCTGGGCGAGCTCACCGCCGCGATGCGCGAGCTCGGCGTCGAGGACTTCCGTCTCCTCGGTGCGAAGGGTCGCTATGAGGACTCGGGGATGATGGGCCTCGCCGACAACGACGACCCGGCCGGCCTCTGGCAGGCGGACCTCGACGACGCGGCCCGGGCCCTCGTCGAGGTGATCCTGGAGGTACGCCCCCAGGTCCTCGTCACCTACGACCCCGACGGCGGCTACGGCCACCCGGACCACATCCAGGCCCACCGCATCGCCATGCGCGCGGCCGAGCTGGCCGCCGATGCCGGGTGGGAGATCTCCAAGATCTACTGGAACCGCGTCCCGCGCACGGTCGCCGAGGAAGCCTTCGCCCGGCTTCAGGCGGATCTGCCCGGGTTGCCGTTCAGCAAGGCCGCCACCGTGGACGACGTACCGGGCGTCGTCGACGACGAGCGGATCACCACCGTGATCGACGGCACCGCGTACGCCGCCGCCAAGGCCGCCGCGATGCGGGCGCACGCCACGCAGATCGACGTGGCCGAGCTGTACTTCGCGCTCTCCAACGAACTCGCGCAACCCCTCTTCACCACCGAGTACTACGAGTTGGTGCGCGGGGAGCGGGCGGCGGACGAGGAGTCCGATCTGTTCGCCGGTGTGACCGTCGGGGAGGCGTCATGA